The genomic region CTCCGGCAGAATTTGGTCCAGAACTTCTCACGACGTCTCTTGCCGACCACCTTGCATGATGCGCTCCGCCCAGCTCCTTAACCTATCCCTAGAGTGTCAGCCTTCCGTTGTCGATAACATTGCGCATTCCCACCCGTTCCAATCGTTATGCGAAGAAATGATTAGGCTGCGAAGTATCTGCAATTCTTGAAGGAGCGTGGCGCTGCTTGCCTCGCACATCTGGTGGTTTGGCGTCTCCGAGTTAGACCGCTGAAGCAGTAGTTCGAGCAGTGGGGAATAACAGAACCGTTTCCGGCGACGCAAGTGTTCGCATATGTTCTCGCACGTTGTGTGCGAACGCGGTAGCCTAGGCCCTGTTGACATAAGTCGGCATCCATAACTTCGCAGCGGCGAGAGCCAGGAAGCCCAGGAAAGAGACGGCGGTCTTGTCGTATCTGGTTGCGATACGCCGGAACTGCTTGAGCTTGTTGAACATGCGCTCGACGCGGTTGCGGTCCTTGTATGCCCGGAAGTCGCAGGTGATGGCCTGCTTGCGGTTGGCCTTTGGCGGGATGACCGGCAGTATCCCCTTGAGTAGCAGGCTGGCGCGGACGTCGTCGCTGTCATAGCCCTTGTCAGCCAGCATGAGCCTGGGCTTGGCAACCGGCAAGGCGATCAGGTCACCGACCGCTTTGTAGTCGGAGGTCTCGCCGCCTGTGAGGATAAAGCCAAGAGGGCGTCCCTGACCGTCTGCGCGGGCGTGGATTTTGCTCGTAAAGCCGCCGCGGCTTCGACCAAAACCCTCCTTATGAGTCCCCCTTTTGCGCTCGCTGCCTGAGAGTGGCCGCGCACTGTGGTGCTGTCGATCATGTGCTGCCAGTCGTCGGTGAGCCCGAGTTCGACCAGCGTTTCCAGCAAGGCATCCCAGACGCCTTGTTCGGCCCAGCGCCGGAACCGAACATAGACCGAGTTCCACTTGCCATAGCGCTCATGCATGTCGCGCCAAGGGCAGCCGACACGCAACACATAAAGCATGCCATTCAGAAAGCGGCGGTTGTCCTGGGCGGGTCGAGACCATCGACCGCGCTCGGACGGCAACAGCGCCCCCACCAGTGCCCACTCATTATCCGTCAGATCGCCACGAGCCAAAAATGCCTCCATGAAAGGAAGCCTTGAATCAGTCACGCGGCGATTTGGGAATCCCTTTTGTCAACAGGACCTAATTGTAGTCACTCAGCGAGAGCTGTGCTGCCGTTGAGAGGCGCTCTGCAGCCGGGTTCACATTTCGGCTTTTGCCAACATGACAAATTTGCCGAACCGCATGGTGGGCCGTGTCACACCTTCGCAGGTCGCCTTCGGTATCCGTCACGTCAGACGTAATGGCGAGGGGTCGACACCGATGATCCGGAGAGCCCGTATCTGTGCATGCGCCTCGAGCAGGCCACAGTGATTGAGACCGGATCAGCGAACTGCCATCAAGGCCATGCAGAAATCGAACGCTGCAACACAAAGGGCCGGACAGATGACCGCAGCGACCAAATGCTGTAATGTTCAGTCAAACCAGAGCAAAAGGTGTGGCACCTGCAGGTGCAAAGGTGTGAGGTCAACAAAAATCAACTTTCGTCAACGTTTACCTTTGTTGACATTCGTTGACTGGTCCATCTGAAGTTACTGCTTCCCACCAAAGTTTTGGCAATTTTGTCAAATTGCCCAATGCGGGCCGGCATCTTTCTGTACCGAGACGACATCGACTAAAGTGAGATGCTCGCGCTCCATTTTGTCAATTTTGTCAATTCTGTCAGCAGGCCATGAGCGGGATGACGCAGCCGGCTACAGTCCAAGAAAGAAGAAAAACCCCGGAAATGCCTTCGGCACGAGCTTAAGTAGGGGGGTACCCGGAGGCGGGATTGTTTGCGCGGATACGAAGAGGACAGGCCCGACGAATCGCGCTGGGCCAGTGCTCTCGACCACGGATGGCGTGGAGAAAGAATGTATCATGCGTAAGACCATCAAGAAGTCGGCCAGCAAAGCGGCGGCCGATACGGAATTGAGCTCGACGATCGAGAACGATCTGCCGCAGCAGTCGACTGACGCACCGTCTCCGGTGCCGGCCGTGGCGCAGGCGCCCATCAGTCCGTTTGCGATCGCGGAAATGAACGACAATAAAGTTGAAAGTGTCGACTCGGACGGCTGGGCGGTCGAAATCGACTGGAGCTTCCTTGATCCTAGCCGCGCCGCGCCGGCTCCCGTGTTTCCGATCGAGAAACTGCCCGAGCCCTTGGCAGAGCTCGTTGCCAAGCTGGCGCTGGCGCGGCGCCTGGTCGTGGACTTCGTCGCCTTCGCCATTCTGGCGGCCTTGTCCGGAGCCATTGGCAACCGTGCTCGCGTTCAGCTTTTCGATGGCACTCTTGAGCCCTTGGCCATTTACGTTGCCTTGGTCGGAGCGCCTTCGACGGGCAAGAGTCAGGCGATCGGCATGGTCGAGACGCGCTTGCGCGCGTTGGACGGTGATCTGACAGCAAGCGTGAGCGGTGCGGCCATGGCCGCAAGCCACGCGGCTCTCGATCGCCTCAACGTAAAAATCCGTGCGAAGGTTGCGGAACGTTTGGCCGTGGAGTTCGAAGCGCCTGAAGATTACCGAGAGGGACCACGGGGTGGGAGGCTCTTGCTGACCGAAACGACCGGGCCGGGATTGATCGAGGAGTTGAGCGCCGACCGGTCCGGGCGCATGCTGGTCACTCATGAGCTCTCGGGCGCGATCGGTTATCTGTCATCGAGCCAGCCGGCCAGGTCGCGTGGACTTTTTCTGCAGGGCTTCGATGGAAATCCCGTCGTCGTGAGTACAAAGTCGGAAGGTCGGAAGCTGATCCCGGAGCTGCTGCTAAGCGTGCTGGGAGCTGTGCAGCCGGGCCGCTTGTCGTATCTCATGCGACACGGCGATGATGGCTTTGCCGCGCGCTTCTTCTGGGTCCATCCCGATGTTGTGCCCTCTGCGGCACTCGGAGATAATCCGGGTCCGATCGACGACTTGGCGGGCGTCCTCTCAGCTTTGCAGGGTATCCAGCCCGCGGCCAACGAACATGGGTATTCGGCCGCGGTGCCGCTTGCGGCCGATGCTCGGGCGCCCTTGGAGATGGCCGCCAAGAAGTGGACAACTGACCAGATGTTCAGCAGCGAGTTGTTTTCCTCGGCATTGGGGCGTGGGCGACAGTATGCGCTCCGCCTGGCGGGTATCCTGCAGATCGCGACGCATGTGATGGAAGGGAAGTCCGGCCTACCGGATGTGGTGAGTGCCGACGCCATGACGAGCGCTATCGCGATCGTCGACACCTATATCCTGCCTATGGCGGAACGCGTATTCGCCGCCAGCGATACGAAACCTTCGGACGCGGCCGCCCTGGCGCGTTTTCTCGCGCGTAGCGGAAAGCCGATGGTCAACGCTCGTGCGGATATCATGCGTGGTCGCGGCTCGCCGGTGACCCAGGCGCTGGCCGTGCGAGAGGCGATCGAAGAACTCGAACAGCGCGGAGTGTTAAGGCCGGCTCCGCAGCGCCCCGGGCGCGGTCGGCCCTCGAGCGACTGGATCGTCCACCCCGCCCTTCTGGCGATGGCGCGGAAGTAAGTTTGAGAGGGGCGGCACCGCCCCCCTCGTATACCAAAGGTGCAATTATGGCAGGACGATACGACGAACTTCTCGTTGACTGGCCGGGTGACGTTCCCTTCGAACGGGTCGTTCGGCAACGCCTGGATGCCTTTGACAGCCTCGTAGCGCAGGGTGTCACGTGGCCATCTATTGCAGCGGCGCTTGCGCGTGCGGGAATTACCAAGAAGGACGGGGCCCCACTGTCTTGGCGTCAGGTCAATGCGGTGTATCGCCGAAACAAGGTGAAGCCGACCCGCTCACAGGCCTTGCCTAGCGCTTCTCCGAAGCCGCTTCCAATGCCTGCGCGGTCTGGAAATAGCACGGTCACGCACATGTCGACTTCTGGCAGGCTGGCAGACAGGCTCAGAGAAGCACGCAAATTCAATAAAAGCCCATCGGCCGAATACGAAGAATAGAAACCCATGTCGATAAAATTGCCAAAAAGGACGCGCCATGGATGCCACAGATATTTCTGATCTCATTCAAAACACGCCCCTCGCGAGAGGCGAGGCAGAGCACTTCGCTCAATACGCGACAGCGGTCTTTGAGGGAATGGGCCAGCATCGGCGCACGATGGGTCTTTCGCAAAGCTCGGATCTGCTCGCCACCTACATCGCGTCAGCGATTGACTGGAATCTTGCGCTTGAGCCCGCGGCCAAGGCTGAGAACGCCAAACTTGGTTCGCGACCGCGCGGTCGCTTTGGTGTGATCGAGCAGTTAGAGCGAATTGGCGAAATCCTCGGCTGGGATATGGTGCCCGGCAGCAAGCAGCCAAAACTCCGCGACCGTCCAATTACGAGCGATGTCATAAACGCTCTCGCACAAAAGGGCGCACTCGGCCCGGTTCTTGTCTCACATGTCGAGCCACCGGACGGTCGACAACGCAAGGACCTGAAGTTCCGCCCTTTGGGCGGCACGAACGTTGATCTGAATGAGGGCGTGCCTGAGGAGCATGACGAAACGGTATTCGGTTTTCACGATCCTTCCCATCTGACCGATGACGGAAAATCCAATGCACGAAAGCTCAAGCGGAAATTTGCTTTTGCGAGTAAGTTTGGAGCTCCTGCCGTTCTCCGCACCGATCCGGTCACCTGGCACCTGGACGATCAGCCGCGTAAAGCAATCGAGAATGCCGAACCTTTTATGGGTGGAGTGTTTCAGAGCTTGCGATCTGTGAGAAATTTGCTGGCAGGCCAAGAAGGTGCCCGTAAGAACCTCGCGGTCACTGCACGCCGCGCTGCCCGCTTTCTCGAGATCGAGTTTGCCATGACGGATCGAAACAGAAACAATCAGTCCCATGAAACGATTGCCAGCTGGACCAAGCCCAATCCATTTGCAGAATTTGGCATTGCGCTGTTCGAGGTACTCGCACCGACCCGAAATGGCGAAAGCTTGCCCGATATCCTCATGCCCGACGACATAAAGGGCGATTTGAAGCAGGAGGCCGTAGACCTGGTTCTGGAGGGTGCTCAGCATGCGCGCCGGGTGTTCGGCATACTCCAAGGTCGGTTGCGTGCGCATGGCATTGATATTCCAGAAGCCCATCTGGTTGATCCAGACGACGCAGATGAAGATCTTCCAGGGCCATTACAGGCGCATTACCTCGATCGCGGCTCGCCCGTTATGCGAATTTCCGAAGACATTAGAGACACCACCGGTCGCCTCAACGAAGGGCGCCGCCGCACGCTGGAACAACTTTGGAGACTTCGCGACAATTCGGTGAAATTGCGTGCTCTCACCGAAATGTTCTTTGCCTATCATGAGCAGTTGCTCGACCGCGGTGGCAATTACGGCCCATTAAGAAATGAAATGCTCGAGAAGATCGCCAATCCGACGCTCGACTGGTATCGCGAACTCGGTGCTCGATTTGATGAGGGCGTTGTTTACAAGTCCGACATCAAGCGACGATCTGGAGGATTGCCGAACGGCGTGCCCGATGTTCCGAGCGAACTCGAACGATATCAAATGAAGTTGCAGCATTATCCGGCGATAATGGCTTGGGGGGCTCAGCGCCACGACGCAGTCATTGAGGCTGTTCTCACAGCGCTCGATACATCGGGAGACGCTTGGCTGCTCTGGAAGACAGTGAGCGCTATTGTGAACGAGGACGCTGGATAAAGGCGTGCTATTGGCGTTGGCCGGATCTTCGGGCCGCCCCGACGGAGCGGCCCTGAGTTGATCTAGCTGGGCTTGCGGTTCGGGCGAGACCAGACGAGGCTGGCGGTAGCGCCGGTTTCATCATCGAAGAGATTTGCGAAAATCGGGGCGGCGAAGCTCGGATCGTCGATCTTGGCTGAAAGGTAGCTTCGGCCCTCGTTGGACTTTTTCGTCCACGCTGCCCCGATCTCGACGCGGCCCGCAAAGAGGCGGTGCGAGGGGGCATCGTTGTTGGTCGAGGTGGTCTCGGGAACAATTTTTACGTTCTTGGCCTGAAGGTTCAGCGTAGCGATCTCACCGACGAACTCGGAGTTAGTCTTTTTGAAGGTACCGATGGTTGCCATTTGAAATCTCCTTGGTCTGGTTTCGGACCGCCTGATTGCGGCCTCGATGGCGATCTTGGGGACACGAACGACCGGCGACGCATCGCTTTGGCGACCGGAGTGAAACGGAGGACAGCGAGGACCGTCTTTCTTGCCTCGCGAGGAATGGCGGCATAGGCCGTCAGGGGAAGAAAGTCGGGCGGCGCAGTTGCGGCAAGACGGTCGAGGCGAAGCCGATTCGAGTCCAGATCAGGCCAGAAAGAGGACACATTCAGCCGGGTCGGCGGTAGAACAAGGATAATGTATGGGGCTCCCCCGGCTTTCAAAATCGCCACCGAGGTTTTTGGCAAGCGATTGCACGCAACCGGAATTTTGGGCTCCGACGATTTGACGGAAGTAGTCGCAAGGCCAGGACACCTAAAATGCAGGCTTGAACGGGTTGGATCAATTTGGGGACATCGGATCCATCCTATTTCGGGCATGGGGAACATCGCCGATATGGGGCGACATCAGGGTGCCAGTAGCAACAGCAGCTGGTCGTATCGGATAATTTGCGAGCCGCCGGGAAAACACCGTTTGCCTGCCATTGCCTAATTGCCTAGGCATATCTGACACTGACGGCGTTCGCGATATTTTTGGTAATTTTGTCAGTTTTGGCAGGGAGCTTCCCGCGCGGGGCGCGCCGGGTCCCCCGCAATGCCCCAGAAGACAATCTGGCGCGACACATGCAATCCCCTGATTCCGCAGCGTTCTGCCGCAAAATTTGGAACAAAAACTCCTGACCCGAACACCCCTGACGTTTAACTCGGGGGGGTGCCCGGAAGAGACATTTTTCAGCGTGCTTTTCTCGTGGGCGTCATCAACGCTCAAGGAGCAAATCATGAGCAGCAAGAATACCACCGGCAAGCCGCCGGTCTCTCCGACCCAGGGCCAGACGGCATCTGCCGTCGAAGTTCCGACCGTCGCCTATTGCTTGGGCCCGAAGGGCGGAATCGGCAAGTCAACGGTCGGTCGCCTGGCGATCGACGGCTGCTTGGCCGCCGGACGTAATGTTTCGATCGTTCAGATCGATCGCGCGCCCACACTTCCGGCTCTCTATCCGGAGCTGACGACCACGATCGCGGCGCCATCGGCGGAAGACCTTCGCGCGGACCTGCTTGCGTCCGTGCGTGTTTTCGAACCGCTGGACCATAAGATTGAGGAGATCGTTGCCAGCAACGGTGTGCTGGTGGTTGATGTCGGCGCCGGCCATAACACAAGTGCACTGCTCCATTTCGTCGCCCGCGCCCGCTTCGACCGTCATTTGGCCGACAAGGGCGTGAAAGTGGTGGCGCTGGCGGTAACGACGGCGGACAACAGCGCGATGACGCAGACTGCGGCGATGATCGATGACCTGATTCAGGTCCATCCCGCGGCCGAGATCGTACCTGTCCTTAATGCATATGGCGGCAATTTCCGCTTTACGACGACGAGCCCCGCCCACAAGACCTTCGCCGAGCGCATCCAGCCTGCCATGAAGGGCCGGCGCCATCTGCAGTTGCCGGCAGTGGCGGAAGGCGCCTGGCCGCTCTTCGAATCCGCCGGGATGACATTCATCGATGCGGTCATGGCGACCGACGAAGAACTGATGACGCGCCTCGGTTTGTCGCGCGCCATGGCTGTGGCGGTTCAGGCGGACGTCTCAGACTTCCTCGGATACGTCTGGCCGCGTCTGGGTCAGATTGTCGGCTTCGACGTGGAGAGGTCCAATGGCTAGCATCCCTGCCAAATTGATGGGGCGGATCGCCCGGAACGGAGCGCGCGGCAAGGCCGCGCGTCTCTTCCTGCGCCGGAACGTGTCAAGATTGTCGCCAGAAGAGATCGCCAAATTGCCAGCTTCGACGCTGAAGCGAATCGGTCGCGAGCTGCGCGCGGCGGCGATGGGGCAGGCGAACGAAACCGTCGGCGCTGCGTCTGGCCAGATCACGCCCCCCGCGTCATCCAGTTCGAACAGGACCAAACGCATTCCCTCGCTCATCCAATTGCTGATCGAGGCTGTGATTTGCATCGTCGCCCTGACCGTGACCGCTGTGGCCGTCGAACGTCCCGTCCGTTGGGGTCTTTATCACGTTGGCCTCTTCTCATCTGAGCAGATGGGCCTTTGCCAGCGTCTTGATCGCTGGAGCGATGGCTGCAGCTTTGAAGTTCGGACCGATGGTCTTGGCATTGATCAGGTTGCCGTGCTCGTGGACATGCCGCCGGCGGTGCTTGCCGCCGCCAACCCAACTCTTTTCCCCTACGAACCCCTGCCTAGGGGCACGCTCGTTCGTATTAGCCGTTCGGGAGGCAGTAATGAGTAACAAAGATCACGACCTCACGCCGGTGCCCGACGTTTGGCCGGGCCGTCGAGCCGCGTTTGGCGCTTCTGTCCTCATAGGCCTGATTGTCGCCGCTTTTTTATTCGGTGTCCTGCCGGTCTATGGCTGGAACTCGACAGCTGCCTCTATAATGGTCCTCGGCCATGAAGGCTTGTTGTCCATCATCGGTCTTGCCGCCATGGATGCGACTCCCAAACTTGCAGACGCCGCCAATCCTGTCGAGCGTCTGATAATGCTGCCGTTCAATGGTATGCTATGGCTCGCCTATCCGATCAGCTTTGTTCTGGCTTTGCCCGCTCGACTTGTTGAATGGGATTTGCTGGCCGATATTTCGCTCCGCTTGTCGGGCACGGCAGCGGCGAGCTTGGCGGCTGCAATCTTGGTATTCCGCCATGTGGTGAACCGGGCGCCCTATCGCCGCCGCGCGACCTGGGTCGACGGCCCGCAGGTGCGCTGGTTCAGTGATGCCGTCGCAGGCGCCTCCAATCATTTGCGCAGACTTGTCGCTGAGGCCGGTCGTGGTGTGAAATTGGCGCCGGGCCTTTTCCTGCCCCGGCGGGCGGAGCATGAATCGATGTTCATCCTGGGACTGCCGGGATCGGGCAAGAGCGTAATCGCGGAAGGGCTGATGCGGCAGGCGATCGAGCGCGGTGACCGGCTCCTCTGCGTCGATGTCAAAGGCAACCTCATCGATCGAATGGTGCGTCTTTTCGGCAAAACAGTGGCTAAT from Pelagibacterium sp. 26DY04 harbors:
- a CDS encoding IS5 family transposase, translated to MELGLCSVPALGRTRRLGCLAGNAGRTRAHRRLAAHDRQHHSARPLSGSERKRGTHKEGFGRSRGGFTSKIHARADGQGRPLGFILTGGETSDYKAVGDLIALPVAKPRLMLADKGYDSDDVRASLLLKGILPVIPPKANRKQAITCDFRAYKDRNRVERMFNKLKQFRRIATRYDKTAVSFLGFLALAAAKLWMPTYVNRA
- a CDS encoding DUF3987 domain-containing protein; amino-acid sequence: MRKTIKKSASKAAADTELSSTIENDLPQQSTDAPSPVPAVAQAPISPFAIAEMNDNKVESVDSDGWAVEIDWSFLDPSRAAPAPVFPIEKLPEPLAELVAKLALARRLVVDFVAFAILAALSGAIGNRARVQLFDGTLEPLAIYVALVGAPSTGKSQAIGMVETRLRALDGDLTASVSGAAMAASHAALDRLNVKIRAKVAERLAVEFEAPEDYREGPRGGRLLLTETTGPGLIEELSADRSGRMLVTHELSGAIGYLSSSQPARSRGLFLQGFDGNPVVVSTKSEGRKLIPELLLSVLGAVQPGRLSYLMRHGDDGFAARFFWVHPDVVPSAALGDNPGPIDDLAGVLSALQGIQPAANEHGYSAAVPLAADARAPLEMAAKKWTTDQMFSSELFSSALGRGRQYALRLAGILQIATHVMEGKSGLPDVVSADAMTSAIAIVDTYILPMAERVFAASDTKPSDAAALARFLARSGKPMVNARADIMRGRGSPVTQALAVREAIEELEQRGVLRPAPQRPGRGRPSSDWIVHPALLAMARK
- a CDS encoding DUF736 domain-containing protein; the encoded protein is MATIGTFKKTNSEFVGEIATLNLQAKNVKIVPETTSTNNDAPSHRLFAGRVEIGAAWTKKSNEGRSYLSAKIDDPSFAAPIFANLFDDETGATASLVWSRPNRKPS